The Bubalus bubalis isolate 160015118507 breed Murrah chromosome 2, NDDB_SH_1, whole genome shotgun sequence genome includes the window CAGGACGTCCCCCTTCCCCAGTGGCTGCTCCAACCCCAGATCAGTCGATTGATGTAGCTCTTATTGGAGAAGTTGCCAAACCGGGACTACAGGCAGGGTGTGGCCAGCATGAGTTTTGCTTGGGACTCAGGCTCTGCAGGGGAGTTGGGGTTACTCTTGGGGTGAGCTGATGAGAATCAGGTCCTTCCAAGTCTTCAGGCACCTCTGGCTATAACCCTGCTTACAGCCCCCCTGtggcctcagtttacccatccaCAGCCACCCATTCAGATGccagggaaaggaagaagaaactttAATTGCTGCTGAAAAGCAAGACCTCCCTTTGCCATTGTTGACAGTGGGCAGGGCACAGCCGTCCTAGCCCAGGCACTTTCTGCTCCTCCGGGAGGAAGCAGCCCTTCCCCTTGGGGACCCAGCATTGTGGGGGTGAGGGTGCAGGGTAGGGGGCTTCTGACTGGCACAGGCCTACGAGCGCCACAAGACCAGGTTGGCAGGAGGCACGTCGAAGTGCTTGCGGGTGTGGTCGGTGTCCCGGCGGTACAGGTAGCCGCAGGTGGGCTTCTGCAAGGTGTAGAAGGGGCTCAGGGAGTTGGAGTACTGGGAGGTGTAGAAATTGAACCTGAGCTTGTCCGGGTTCTGCCCTCTGGGGTCCACCGCCACCGGCACATAGGCTGCTGCCAGAGTCTGCTCACGGTCCTGCTTCCATGACAAGGACAGGGGACGGTGTGGAGCCTGCACCTTTTGGCCTGATGGTGTCTTCGGCCCATGACTGGGTACTGAGGATTTCTGTGAGtcctgggaggaaggaaagaaggggagaGCTGGGGACTTTGCGAGGGCcaagggcaggaaggagggggcaggggcaCTGCCGAGAGGCCCACAGAGCTACGCCTGGAGCCCAGCCCTGCTGGCCCTAGAGCTAGACACTTGCAGGCAGGAGAAAGCCTTCAAGGTCCCCCCCACCGGACCTGCTTCTACAGACTTGGTTTGCTTCTTGGAGACCTCGATCAGCTCAGAGGCTGGGAACCCGGGGTTCATCTCCAACCCCACGCCTGCCCCTTCCCCCTGCATCTGGTCTGTCCATCCATGTCCCCCAcatccttctctccctgccccctgccaggCCTCCATCCTCTCTCCTACAAGGTGACTCCAGCTTTCTACC containing:
- the GUCA1ANB gene encoding putative uncharacterized protein GUCA1ANB, translating into MLSKRCHNAPSPIQVLLTWCPSTLPRVPEYLWSPWPPEVPSHHQGRHWSRMFQDSQKSSVPSHGPKTPSGQKVQAPHRPLSLSWKQDREQTLAAAYVPVAVDPRGQNPDKLRFNFYTSQYSNSLSPFYTLQKPTCGYLYRRDTDHTRKHFDVPPANLVLWRS